Proteins co-encoded in one Taeniopygia guttata chromosome 4, bTaeGut7.mat, whole genome shotgun sequence genomic window:
- the SLC20A2 gene encoding sodium-dependent phosphate transporter 2 isoform X1 has product MAMDEYLWMVIVGFIIAFILAFSVGANDVANSFGTAVGSGVVTLRQACILASVFETTGSVLLGAKVGETIRKGIIDVNLYNNTVPLLMAGEVSAMVGSAVWQLIASFLKLPISGTHCIVGATIGFSLVAIGTQGVQWMQLVKIVASWFISPLLSGLMSGILFVLIRFFILNKEDPVPNGLRALPVFYAATIAINVFSIMYTGAPVLGLILPMWAIALISIGVSLVFAVLVWIFVCPWMKRKIESRLKKDAALSRISDESLDKIQDEETPVFKELPGAKASDESTIPLTGSVTEAAGASDNIANGNHPRVPYGRAFSVTHTSVKSPVSNGTFSFDGHVRSDGHVYHTVHKDSGLYKDLLHKIHLDRANDERPTAENNYKLLRRNNSYTCYTAAICGMPVHSSFKAADTSTPEDSEKLVGDTVSYSKKRVRYDSYSSYCNAVAEAEIEAEEGGVEMKLASELADPNRPPVDPVEEDKEEKDTSQVHLLFHFLQILTACFGSFAHGGNDVSNAIGPLVALWLIYEQGAVMQEASTPIWLLFYGGVGICVGLWVWGRRVIQTMGKDLTPITPSSGFTIELASAFTVVVASNVGLPVSTTHCKVGSVVAVGWIRSKKAVDWRLFRNIFLAWFVTVPVAGLFSAGVMALLMYGILPYI; this is encoded by the exons GTGGGTTTTatcattgcttttattttagctttttctgTCGGTGCAAATGATGTTGCAAATTCTTTCGGAACGGCCGTGGGCTCTGGTGTTGTTACTTTACGCCAGGCTTGCATTTTGGCTTCAGTTTTTGAAACCACTGGCTCAGTATTACTGGGAGCAAAAGTAGGAGAAACAATTCGGAAAGGTATCATTGATGTTAACCTGTACAACAACACTGTCCCACTGCTGATGGCAGGAGAAGTGAGTGCAATGGTTG GTTCTGCTGTTTGGCAGCTAATTGCATCATTCTTGAAACTCCCAATATCAGGGACCCATTGCATTGTAGGTGCTACGATTGGATTTTCTCTGGTGGCAATTGGTACACAGGGTGTCCAGTGGATGCAGCTTGTCAAGATTG TTGCCTCTTGGTTTATTTCCCCACTGTTATCTGGCTTGATGTCTGGAATCCTATTTGTGCTGATCAGATTCTTCATTTTAAACAAG GAAGATCCTGTGCCCAATGGCCTCCGCGCTCTCCCGGTGTTTTATGCTGCTACCATAGCTATTAATGTGTTTTCCATCATGTACACTGGGGCACCAG TACTGGGACTGATACTGCCAATGTGGGCTATTGCTCTAATATCAATTGGTGTGTCCTTAGTATTTGCTGTCTTAGTCTGGATTTTTGTGTGTCCCTGgatgaagagaaaaatagaaa GCCGGTTAAAGAAAGATGCTGCACTGTCAAGGATATCAGATGAAAGTCTTGATAAAATTCAGGATGAAGAAACACCAGTCTTCAAAGAGCTTCCTGGTGCCAAAGCATCTGATGAGAGCACTATTCCCCTTACTGGCTCAGTAACAGAAGCTGCTGGGGCATCAGATAATATTGCAAATGGAAACCATCCACGTGTCCCCTATG GAAGGGCATTTTCGGTGACTCACACCTCGGTGAAATCACCTGTTTCCAATGGCACCTTCAGCTTCGATGGCCACGTGAGGAGCGATGGCCACGTTTACCACACTGTGCACAAGGACTCAGGTTTATACAAAGACTTGCTCCACAAAATACACCTGGACAGGGCCAACGATGAGAGGCCCACTGCAGAAAACAACTACAAACTCTTAAGGCGCAACAACAGCTACACCTGTTACACTGCTGCTATTTGTGGCATGCCCGTGCATTCCTCCTTTAAGGCAGCGGATACATCTACTCCAGAAGACAGTGAGAAGTTGGTGGGAGACACTGTTTCCTACTCCAAGAAGCGAGTGCGCTATGACAGCTACTCCAGCTATTGCAACGCAGTGGCGGAGGCGGAGATTGAGGCAGAGGAAGGCGGGGTGGAAATGAAGTTGGCCTCTGAACTTGCGGATCCTAACCGGCCCCCTGTTGATCCTGTGGAAGAGGATAAGGAAGAGAAAGACACCTCTCAGGTCCATCTACTTTTCCACTTCCTCCAGATCTTAACAGCCTGCTTTGGATCCTTTGCCCATGGAGGCAATGATGTCAG CAATGCCATCGGTCCCCTCGTCGCACTCTGGCTTATCTACGAGCAAGGTGCCGTAATGCAGGAAGCATCGACTCCCATCTGGCTGCTGTTCTATGGAGGTGTTGGGATCTGTGTGGGCCTCTGGGTCTGGGGAAGAAGAGTTATCCAGACTATGGGTAAAGACCTCACTCCAATCACACCATCGAG TGGATTCACTATTGAGTTGGCTTCGGCGTTCACAGTTGTGGTAGCTTCCAATGTTGGACTTCCTGTCAGTACTACACACTGCAAG
- the SLC20A2 gene encoding sodium-dependent phosphate transporter 2 isoform X2, protein MAMDEYLWMVIVGFIIAFILAFSVGANDVANSFGTAVGSGVVTLRQACILASVFETTGSVLLGAKVGETIRKGIIDVNLYNNTVPLLMAGEVSAMVGSAVWQLIASFLKLPISGTHCIVGATIGFSLVAIGTQGVQWMQLVKIVASWFISPLLSGLMSGILFVLIRFFILNKEDPVPNGLRALPVFYAATIAINVFSIMYTGAPVLGLILPMWAIALISIGVSLVFAVLVWIFVCPWMKRKIESRLKKDAALSRISDESLDKIQDEETPVFKELPGAKASDESTIPLTGSVTEAAGASDNIANGNHPRVPYGRAFSVTHTSVKSPVSNGTFSFDGHVRSDGHVYHTVHKDSGLYKDLLHKIHLDRANDERPTAENNYKLLRRNNSYTCYTAAICGMPVHSSFKAADTSTPEDSEKLVGDTVSYSKKRVRYDSYSSYCNAVAEAEIEAEEGGVEMKLASELADPNRPPVDPVEEDKEEKDTSQVHLLFHFLQILTACFGSFAHGGNDVSNAIGPLVALWLIYEQGAVMQEASTPIWLLFYGGVGICVGLWVWGRRVIQTMGKDLTPITPSSGFCIEVMCALTVLVASNVGIPISSTHCKVGSVVAVGWIRSKKAVDWRLFRNIFLAWFVTVPVAGLFSAGVMALLMYGILPYI, encoded by the exons GTGGGTTTTatcattgcttttattttagctttttctgTCGGTGCAAATGATGTTGCAAATTCTTTCGGAACGGCCGTGGGCTCTGGTGTTGTTACTTTACGCCAGGCTTGCATTTTGGCTTCAGTTTTTGAAACCACTGGCTCAGTATTACTGGGAGCAAAAGTAGGAGAAACAATTCGGAAAGGTATCATTGATGTTAACCTGTACAACAACACTGTCCCACTGCTGATGGCAGGAGAAGTGAGTGCAATGGTTG GTTCTGCTGTTTGGCAGCTAATTGCATCATTCTTGAAACTCCCAATATCAGGGACCCATTGCATTGTAGGTGCTACGATTGGATTTTCTCTGGTGGCAATTGGTACACAGGGTGTCCAGTGGATGCAGCTTGTCAAGATTG TTGCCTCTTGGTTTATTTCCCCACTGTTATCTGGCTTGATGTCTGGAATCCTATTTGTGCTGATCAGATTCTTCATTTTAAACAAG GAAGATCCTGTGCCCAATGGCCTCCGCGCTCTCCCGGTGTTTTATGCTGCTACCATAGCTATTAATGTGTTTTCCATCATGTACACTGGGGCACCAG TACTGGGACTGATACTGCCAATGTGGGCTATTGCTCTAATATCAATTGGTGTGTCCTTAGTATTTGCTGTCTTAGTCTGGATTTTTGTGTGTCCCTGgatgaagagaaaaatagaaa GCCGGTTAAAGAAAGATGCTGCACTGTCAAGGATATCAGATGAAAGTCTTGATAAAATTCAGGATGAAGAAACACCAGTCTTCAAAGAGCTTCCTGGTGCCAAAGCATCTGATGAGAGCACTATTCCCCTTACTGGCTCAGTAACAGAAGCTGCTGGGGCATCAGATAATATTGCAAATGGAAACCATCCACGTGTCCCCTATG GAAGGGCATTTTCGGTGACTCACACCTCGGTGAAATCACCTGTTTCCAATGGCACCTTCAGCTTCGATGGCCACGTGAGGAGCGATGGCCACGTTTACCACACTGTGCACAAGGACTCAGGTTTATACAAAGACTTGCTCCACAAAATACACCTGGACAGGGCCAACGATGAGAGGCCCACTGCAGAAAACAACTACAAACTCTTAAGGCGCAACAACAGCTACACCTGTTACACTGCTGCTATTTGTGGCATGCCCGTGCATTCCTCCTTTAAGGCAGCGGATACATCTACTCCAGAAGACAGTGAGAAGTTGGTGGGAGACACTGTTTCCTACTCCAAGAAGCGAGTGCGCTATGACAGCTACTCCAGCTATTGCAACGCAGTGGCGGAGGCGGAGATTGAGGCAGAGGAAGGCGGGGTGGAAATGAAGTTGGCCTCTGAACTTGCGGATCCTAACCGGCCCCCTGTTGATCCTGTGGAAGAGGATAAGGAAGAGAAAGACACCTCTCAGGTCCATCTACTTTTCCACTTCCTCCAGATCTTAACAGCCTGCTTTGGATCCTTTGCCCATGGAGGCAATGATGTCAG CAATGCCATCGGTCCCCTCGTCGCACTCTGGCTTATCTACGAGCAAGGTGCCGTAATGCAGGAAGCATCGACTCCCATCTGGCTGCTGTTCTATGGAGGTGTTGGGATCTGTGTGGGCCTCTGGGTCTGGGGAAGAAGAGTTATCCAGACTATGGGTAAAGACCTCACTCCAATCACACCATCGAG tGGATTTTGCATTGAAGTAATGTGTGCGCTAACGGTACTTGTAGCCTCAAATGTGGGTATTCCAATAAGCTCCACCCATTGCAAG
- the SLC20A2 gene encoding sodium-dependent phosphate transporter 2 isoform X3 gives MAMDEYLWMVIVGFIIAFILAFSVGANDVANSFGTAVGSGVVTLRQACILASVFETTGSVLLGAKVGETIRKGIIDVNLYNNTVPLLMAGEVSAMVGSAVWQLIASFLKLPISGTHCIVGATIGFSLVAIGTQGVQWMQLVKIVASWFISPLLSGLMSGILFVLIRFFILNKEDPVPNGLRALPVFYAATIAINVFSIMYTGAPVLGLILPMWAIALISIGVSLVFAVLVWIFVCPWMKRKIESRLKKDAALSRISDESLDKIQDEETPVFKELPGAKASDESTIPLTGSVTEAAGASDNIANGNHPRVPYGRAFSVTHTSVKSPVSNGTFSFDGHVRSDGHVYHTVHKDSGLYKDLLHKIHLDRANDERPTAENNYKLLRRNNSYTCYTAAICGMPVHSSFKAADTSTPEDSEKLVGDTVSYSKKRVRYDSYSSYCNAVAEAEIEAEEGGVEMKLASELADPNRPPVDPVEEDKEEKDTSQVHLLFHFLQILTACFGSFAHGGNDVSNAIGPLVALWLIYEQGAVMQEASTPIWLLFYGGVGICVGLWVWGRRVIQTMGKDLTPITPSRLAPWWPSAGSAPRKPSTGASSATSSWPGL, from the exons GTGGGTTTTatcattgcttttattttagctttttctgTCGGTGCAAATGATGTTGCAAATTCTTTCGGAACGGCCGTGGGCTCTGGTGTTGTTACTTTACGCCAGGCTTGCATTTTGGCTTCAGTTTTTGAAACCACTGGCTCAGTATTACTGGGAGCAAAAGTAGGAGAAACAATTCGGAAAGGTATCATTGATGTTAACCTGTACAACAACACTGTCCCACTGCTGATGGCAGGAGAAGTGAGTGCAATGGTTG GTTCTGCTGTTTGGCAGCTAATTGCATCATTCTTGAAACTCCCAATATCAGGGACCCATTGCATTGTAGGTGCTACGATTGGATTTTCTCTGGTGGCAATTGGTACACAGGGTGTCCAGTGGATGCAGCTTGTCAAGATTG TTGCCTCTTGGTTTATTTCCCCACTGTTATCTGGCTTGATGTCTGGAATCCTATTTGTGCTGATCAGATTCTTCATTTTAAACAAG GAAGATCCTGTGCCCAATGGCCTCCGCGCTCTCCCGGTGTTTTATGCTGCTACCATAGCTATTAATGTGTTTTCCATCATGTACACTGGGGCACCAG TACTGGGACTGATACTGCCAATGTGGGCTATTGCTCTAATATCAATTGGTGTGTCCTTAGTATTTGCTGTCTTAGTCTGGATTTTTGTGTGTCCCTGgatgaagagaaaaatagaaa GCCGGTTAAAGAAAGATGCTGCACTGTCAAGGATATCAGATGAAAGTCTTGATAAAATTCAGGATGAAGAAACACCAGTCTTCAAAGAGCTTCCTGGTGCCAAAGCATCTGATGAGAGCACTATTCCCCTTACTGGCTCAGTAACAGAAGCTGCTGGGGCATCAGATAATATTGCAAATGGAAACCATCCACGTGTCCCCTATG GAAGGGCATTTTCGGTGACTCACACCTCGGTGAAATCACCTGTTTCCAATGGCACCTTCAGCTTCGATGGCCACGTGAGGAGCGATGGCCACGTTTACCACACTGTGCACAAGGACTCAGGTTTATACAAAGACTTGCTCCACAAAATACACCTGGACAGGGCCAACGATGAGAGGCCCACTGCAGAAAACAACTACAAACTCTTAAGGCGCAACAACAGCTACACCTGTTACACTGCTGCTATTTGTGGCATGCCCGTGCATTCCTCCTTTAAGGCAGCGGATACATCTACTCCAGAAGACAGTGAGAAGTTGGTGGGAGACACTGTTTCCTACTCCAAGAAGCGAGTGCGCTATGACAGCTACTCCAGCTATTGCAACGCAGTGGCGGAGGCGGAGATTGAGGCAGAGGAAGGCGGGGTGGAAATGAAGTTGGCCTCTGAACTTGCGGATCCTAACCGGCCCCCTGTTGATCCTGTGGAAGAGGATAAGGAAGAGAAAGACACCTCTCAGGTCCATCTACTTTTCCACTTCCTCCAGATCTTAACAGCCTGCTTTGGATCCTTTGCCCATGGAGGCAATGATGTCAG CAATGCCATCGGTCCCCTCGTCGCACTCTGGCTTATCTACGAGCAAGGTGCCGTAATGCAGGAAGCATCGACTCCCATCTGGCTGCTGTTCTATGGAGGTGTTGGGATCTGTGTGGGCCTCTGGGTCTGGGGAAGAAGAGTTATCCAGACTATGGGTAAAGACCTCACTCCAATCACACCATCGAG